A portion of the uncultured Bacteroides sp. genome contains these proteins:
- a CDS encoding thiamine pyrophosphate-dependent enzyme, whose protein sequence is MKTFDINNTNKETLKKWYHLLTLGRAMDEKAPMYQLQSLGWSYHAPYAGHDGIQLAIGQVFTVGEDFLFPYYRDMLTVLSAGMTPEELILNGISKATDLTSGGRHMSNHFSKHEWHIENISSAVGTQDLHAAGVARAMKYYKHRGVAITCQGEATTSEGYVYEAINGACTEKLPVIFVIQDNGYGISVPKKDQTANRKVAQNFSGFKNLKIIYCNGKDVFDSMNAMTAAREYAIETNCPVIVHANCVRIGSHSNSDNHFLYRDEYELAYVKAADPLKKFRRMLLQYKRFTEEELTQIEAAVKKELSAANKKAIAAPDPDPKTIFDYVLPEPYEPKVYVDGTHNEQGEKKNLVTALNETLKSEFRHNPDTFLWGQDVANKDKGGVFNVTKGMQQEFGIERVFNAPIAEDYIVGSANGMSRFDPKIHLVIEGAEFADYFWPAIEQYVECTHEYWRSNGKFTPNITLRLSSGGYIGGGLYHSQNLEGALSTLPGARIVYPSFADDAAGLLRTAIRSKGFTLFLEPKAMYNAVEAATVIPDDFEVPFGKARIRKAGDDLTIVTYGNTTHLCLKAANRLADENGGNVEVIDIRSIIPLDKETIFASVKKTSKVLIVHEDKVFSGFGAEIAAMIGTELFQYLDAPVQRVGSTFTPVGFHPVLEQAILPSEERIYQAAKELLAY, encoded by the coding sequence ATGAAAACATTTGATATTAATAATACCAACAAGGAAACACTGAAAAAATGGTACCACTTGCTGACTCTCGGACGGGCGATGGACGAGAAGGCACCGATGTATCAACTTCAATCTCTCGGCTGGTCCTATCACGCTCCTTATGCGGGACATGATGGTATACAGTTGGCCATCGGACAAGTTTTCACGGTCGGTGAAGATTTCCTGTTTCCTTACTACCGAGATATGTTGACGGTACTGTCGGCCGGGATGACACCCGAAGAATTGATTCTGAATGGTATCTCTAAAGCTACCGACCTCACCAGTGGAGGCCGCCACATGTCGAACCATTTTTCTAAACACGAATGGCATATCGAGAATATCTCTTCAGCTGTAGGTACGCAAGATTTGCATGCAGCCGGAGTGGCACGTGCCATGAAATACTACAAGCATAGAGGAGTAGCAATCACCTGTCAGGGTGAAGCTACCACCTCAGAAGGCTATGTGTATGAGGCTATCAACGGCGCATGTACCGAGAAACTGCCAGTGATTTTTGTTATCCAGGATAATGGATACGGCATCTCTGTTCCAAAGAAGGATCAAACAGCCAATCGCAAGGTAGCTCAAAACTTTTCAGGATTCAAAAACCTGAAGATTATTTATTGTAACGGTAAAGATGTGTTCGACTCTATGAATGCAATGACGGCTGCCCGTGAATATGCCATCGAAACAAATTGCCCCGTCATCGTTCACGCCAATTGCGTGCGCATCGGTTCGCACTCTAACTCTGACAACCACTTCTTGTATCGTGATGAGTATGAATTGGCGTATGTGAAAGCGGCAGATCCTTTGAAGAAATTTCGCCGAATGTTGCTTCAATACAAACGTTTCACGGAGGAAGAATTGACTCAGATTGAAGCTGCTGTGAAGAAAGAGTTGAGTGCGGCGAATAAGAAAGCCATAGCTGCGCCCGATCCTGATCCGAAAACGATCTTTGATTATGTTTTGCCTGAACCGTACGAACCAAAAGTTTACGTGGACGGAACGCATAACGAACAGGGTGAGAAGAAGAACCTTGTGACAGCGCTCAACGAAACGTTGAAGAGCGAGTTCCGCCATAATCCTGACACATTCCTTTGGGGCCAAGATGTGGCTAATAAAGATAAGGGCGGTGTGTTCAATGTGACGAAGGGAATGCAACAAGAATTCGGTATCGAGAGAGTATTCAACGCTCCAATTGCCGAAGACTATATTGTGGGATCGGCCAACGGAATGAGCCGCTTCGATCCGAAAATTCATTTAGTGATTGAAGGCGCCGAGTTTGCCGACTATTTCTGGCCAGCCATTGAGCAATACGTGGAATGTACGCACGAATATTGGAGAAGTAATGGAAAATTCACTCCGAACATTACCTTGCGACTCTCTTCCGGTGGATATATCGGTGGCGGATTGTATCACTCACAAAACTTGGAAGGCGCATTGTCCACCTTGCCCGGAGCCCGTATCGTTTATCCTTCGTTTGCCGATGATGCCGCAGGTTTGCTGCGCACCGCCATTCGCTCCAAAGGATTCACGCTGTTTCTGGAGCCGAAGGCGATGTACAATGCTGTGGAAGCAGCAACCGTTATCCCCGACGATTTTGAAGTTCCTTTCGGAAAGGCCCGAATTCGCAAAGCGGGTGACGATCTTACCATTGTCACTTACGGAAATACCACGCATCTCTGCTTGAAAGCAGCCAATCGCTTGGCCGACGAAAACGGAGGAAATGTGGAAGTTATCGATATTCGTTCAATCATTCCACTTGACAAGGAAACCATTTTTGCATCCGTGAAGAAAACTAGTAAAGTGCTGATTGTGCACGAAGACAAAGTATTCTCGGGCTTTGGTGCGGAAATAGCTGCCATGATAGGAACAGAATTGTTCCAATATTTGGATGCTCCTGTGCAACGTGTAGGTTCTACCTTTACTCCTGTAGGTTTCCATCCTGTGCTCGAACAGGCGATTCTTCCGAGCGAAGAACGCATCTATCAAGCTGCGAAGGAACTTTTGGCATATTGA
- a CDS encoding flavodoxin produces MKKIGLFYGANTVKTAAIAKKIQEVFGDSKTDLVPVEHAWEKEFEQYDHLIVGTATWFDGELPTYWDEMIPELKSLNLKGKKVAIFGLGDQVNYPDNFVDGIALLAEAFEFAGATIAGLTSPEGYTFAQSRALKEGTLLGLAIDDDTQPDKTDERIKNWVTQLKKEGFSAK; encoded by the coding sequence ATGAAAAAGATCGGACTATTTTACGGAGCAAACACCGTGAAAACAGCGGCAATCGCAAAAAAAATACAAGAGGTGTTTGGCGATTCAAAAACGGACCTTGTCCCAGTGGAACATGCGTGGGAAAAGGAATTTGAGCAATATGATCATCTGATCGTTGGTACAGCTACTTGGTTTGATGGCGAGCTACCTACTTACTGGGATGAGATGATTCCGGAGTTGAAATCGCTCAACCTGAAAGGCAAGAAAGTTGCTATCTTTGGTCTGGGAGATCAAGTAAACTATCCTGATAATTTCGTGGATGGCATTGCTTTGCTGGCCGAAGCCTTTGAATTTGCAGGCGCTACCATCGCTGGACTAACGTCTCCCGAAGGTTATACTTTCGCTCAATCTCGCGCATTGAAAGAAGGAACCTTGTTGGGACTGGCTATCGATGATGATACTCAACCCGACAAAACGGATGAAAGGATCAAAAACTGGGTGACCCAGTTGAAGAAAGAAGGTTTTTCTGCCAAGTAA